One Candidatus Neomarinimicrobiota bacterium DNA window includes the following coding sequences:
- a CDS encoding TraR/DksA C4-type zinc finger protein, with product MNYEEKQQIRERIHSEIESATEQVIELKEMTQPIAPDAAIGRISRMEAINNKSVNELLLSKTEAKLQKLEVSLSFIDKDDYGLCRVCKQPIPLGRLMMLPESDKCVDCA from the coding sequence ATGAATTACGAAGAAAAACAACAGATACGAGAGCGCATTCATTCAGAAATCGAAAGCGCCACTGAACAGGTAATTGAATTAAAGGAAATGACCCAACCCATTGCTCCTGATGCAGCCATTGGACGAATCTCGCGTATGGAAGCCATCAATAATAAAAGCGTGAATGAACTCCTGCTGTCCAAGACTGAAGCCAAGCTTCAAAAACTCGAAGTCTCTCTGTCCTTCATTGATAAAGATGATTATGGTCTTTGTCGAGTCTGCAAACAACCCATCCCACTGGGTCGTCTGATGATGTTGCCTGAATCAGACAAATGCGTGGACTGTGCCTGA
- a CDS encoding 3-hydroxyacyl-CoA dehydrogenase/enoyl-CoA hydratase family protein, whose translation MALKVEKVAVLGAGVMGAQIATHLSNAGIPSYLFDMNQELAEQGLEGMNKLKPSPVYNPKTLEMITPCNYDDHLDKIGEVDWVIEVIAERLDWKQGLFEKIVPKMNATAILTSNTSGLSLADMASSLPAHMKKRFFITHFFNPPRYMKLVELVGGPDTDMEAMQDIATFLEDDLGKGVVWAKDTANFIANRIGVYGMMLTLKLAREKKLNVPDVDALTGTLIGHMKSATFRTGDVVGLDTLVHVAENAYDKGEADEERDIFKIPDYLQSMLDNGWLGQKTGSGFYKKVDKKTILSLNLDTLEYEPSVKKKYDAIRVSKNETYLPGKLKSLVRIDDVAGKFLWELNAGILIYSANRLPEISDDIVNIDSAMKWGFGWEFGPFEVWDAFGLAASIERMKRDGRKIPTWVQTMISKGFTSFYGFDGKVKTYYDPTSESMQPVPTHPLAFDFNVIKKTGGLIKKDWSASLIDLGDGVAAVTMHSVLQPTFNPIDGSIIGMLDQAVDWVTENNYKGLVIASEATHFSAGANLALMLRAIDEKDWAGLDAMSKAMQDTLQKVRFAPFPVVAAPHWMALGGGYETIGACDRIVAAAELYTGLVEVGVGLIPGAGGNLRMIMKAQDRLSKGRAGAFQVAQKAFEAIGFAKVSMSAKHAVSIGYLTKDDIIVVNQDHRVSRAKAEVLSMSEGYQPPEFRTDLFLPGKGGRLAVKSTVKGFLKSGKISEHDALIAEKLAFVLTGGDKGGIMRPLDEQYLLDLEREAFVSLGGEPKTRARIEYMLKRGRPLRN comes from the coding sequence ATGGCATTAAAGGTAGAAAAGGTAGCCGTTCTAGGCGCTGGAGTCATGGGCGCACAGATTGCGACTCACCTGTCAAACGCTGGGATTCCCAGTTACCTCTTCGATATGAATCAGGAGCTGGCGGAGCAGGGCTTGGAGGGAATGAATAAGCTGAAACCCAGTCCGGTATATAATCCTAAAACCCTGGAGATGATTACACCATGTAATTATGATGATCACCTCGACAAGATTGGGGAAGTGGATTGGGTCATTGAAGTCATCGCAGAGCGTCTTGATTGGAAACAGGGGCTCTTTGAGAAAATAGTGCCCAAAATGAATGCCACAGCTATTCTGACCAGTAATACATCGGGTCTTTCTTTAGCTGATATGGCCAGCTCATTGCCTGCCCATATGAAGAAACGCTTCTTTATTACTCATTTTTTCAATCCACCCCGCTATATGAAATTGGTGGAGTTGGTGGGTGGACCTGATACAGATATGGAAGCCATGCAGGATATAGCCACCTTCCTGGAAGATGATCTTGGAAAAGGGGTCGTCTGGGCCAAGGATACAGCCAACTTCATCGCCAATCGTATTGGTGTATATGGTATGATGCTGACCCTGAAATTGGCCAGAGAAAAGAAATTGAACGTTCCTGATGTGGATGCCTTGACCGGTACGCTTATCGGGCATATGAAATCAGCTACTTTCAGAACAGGAGATGTGGTTGGTTTGGATACGCTCGTCCATGTGGCTGAAAATGCTTATGACAAAGGTGAGGCGGATGAAGAACGAGATATCTTTAAGATTCCTGACTATCTGCAATCCATGCTTGATAATGGATGGTTGGGCCAAAAAACGGGAAGTGGTTTCTATAAAAAAGTAGATAAAAAGACCATCCTGTCTCTTAATCTGGATACGCTTGAATATGAACCTTCTGTTAAAAAGAAATACGATGCCATCCGGGTATCTAAGAATGAGACCTACCTCCCTGGAAAACTAAAAAGTCTGGTGAGGATCGATGATGTCGCTGGAAAATTTCTCTGGGAATTGAATGCTGGAATTCTGATTTATTCCGCAAATCGTCTCCCTGAAATTTCTGATGACATTGTAAATATTGACAGTGCCATGAAATGGGGTTTTGGTTGGGAATTTGGTCCCTTCGAAGTCTGGGATGCATTTGGATTGGCAGCCTCAATTGAACGGATGAAGCGTGATGGCCGAAAAATCCCAACCTGGGTTCAGACCATGATAAGCAAGGGATTCACATCCTTTTATGGATTCGATGGGAAGGTCAAAACCTATTATGATCCTACAAGTGAATCCATGCAGCCTGTCCCAACTCATCCGCTGGCTTTCGATTTTAATGTCATCAAGAAAACGGGTGGGCTCATCAAAAAGGATTGGTCAGCGTCGTTGATCGATCTTGGAGATGGTGTTGCCGCTGTAACCATGCATTCAGTGCTTCAGCCTACCTTCAATCCTATTGATGGTTCCATTATTGGCATGCTTGATCAAGCAGTGGATTGGGTAACTGAAAATAACTATAAGGGCCTGGTTATCGCCTCAGAAGCGACACACTTTTCCGCTGGAGCTAACCTGGCTTTGATGCTGCGAGCTATAGATGAAAAGGACTGGGCTGGTTTGGATGCCATGAGTAAAGCCATGCAGGATACCCTGCAAAAGGTTCGATTCGCTCCCTTCCCTGTGGTAGCTGCACCACACTGGATGGCCCTGGGTGGAGGATATGAAACCATTGGTGCCTGTGATAGGATCGTTGCTGCAGCAGAGCTCTATACAGGTCTGGTTGAGGTAGGTGTAGGACTCATACCAGGAGCTGGCGGCAATCTTAGAATGATCATGAAAGCGCAGGACCGTCTCTCCAAGGGTCGTGCAGGTGCCTTTCAGGTTGCTCAAAAGGCGTTTGAAGCCATTGGGTTTGCCAAAGTCTCCATGTCAGCCAAGCATGCGGTTTCAATCGGGTATCTCACAAAAGATGATATCATTGTCGTTAATCAAGACCATCGAGTCTCTCGGGCCAAGGCAGAAGTCTTGTCCATGAGTGAAGGCTACCAACCGCCTGAATTTCGGACAGATCTATTTCTGCCTGGTAAGGGTGGTCGTTTAGCTGTGAAGAGTACTGTAAAGGGATTCCTGAAATCCGGGAAAATTTCCGAACATGATGCCCTCATTGCTGAGAAACTAGCCTTTGTACTTACTGGTGGTGACAAAGGGGGGATCATGAGACCCCTGGATGAACAGTATCTACTGGATCTAGAACGGGAAGCGTTTGTTTCACTCGGTGGGGAACCAAAAACGCGGGCACGCATAGAATACATGTTGAAACGAGGGCGACCTCTTAGAAACTAA
- a CDS encoding thiolase family protein — MSERYSVIVDAVRSPIGLKNGEMIGMRPDDIAAQVVKALLKRNPAVKGEDVEDLVLGCAFPEGNQGMLMGRGVALLAGLPNTTTGSTVNRFCGSSMDALHQLSASILAGDKEIGIAAGVEDMFGVPMGGYNPDFNPELYEIDYYMGMGETAENLAQELDISREDQEAFAIASHKKALAAQAAGRFDNEIVPIEIEGIRVSKDEGPREPDVAKIKSLSPAFLAEGTITAATSSPISVGAAAVLVMSNTKAEELGLKVRAKIISRAVAGVDPTLMGSGPLPATEKALKNVGMTMDQMDTIELNEAFGAQSLYVIRKGGWPNEKINLNGGAIALGHPLGCSGARIVTTLLNVMEQNDTKYGLATMCIGTGQGIATIIERI, encoded by the coding sequence ATGAGTGAAAGATATAGTGTAATCGTTGATGCTGTTCGGAGTCCCATAGGTCTTAAAAATGGTGAAATGATTGGGATGCGACCAGATGATATTGCCGCCCAGGTTGTGAAAGCCCTTCTGAAAAGAAATCCAGCTGTAAAGGGAGAAGATGTGGAAGACCTTGTGCTGGGTTGCGCGTTTCCTGAAGGAAATCAAGGAATGCTCATGGGGCGTGGAGTTGCATTGCTGGCTGGTCTACCCAATACGACCACAGGCAGCACAGTAAACCGGTTCTGTGGTTCTTCCATGGATGCCCTCCATCAATTGAGTGCGTCCATCCTTGCTGGCGATAAAGAAATTGGAATTGCTGCTGGTGTTGAAGATATGTTTGGTGTCCCCATGGGTGGTTATAACCCTGATTTTAATCCAGAGTTATACGAGATTGACTATTATATGGGTATGGGTGAGACTGCTGAAAATCTTGCTCAGGAATTGGATATTAGTCGAGAGGACCAGGAAGCCTTTGCCATTGCATCTCATAAAAAAGCTCTGGCTGCTCAAGCCGCTGGAAGATTCGACAACGAGATTGTTCCCATTGAAATTGAGGGTATTCGTGTCTCTAAGGATGAGGGTCCCAGAGAACCAGATGTAGCTAAGATCAAATCTTTATCCCCCGCTTTTTTAGCGGAGGGCACTATTACAGCTGCAACATCAAGCCCCATTAGTGTCGGTGCCGCAGCTGTTCTGGTCATGAGCAATACCAAAGCTGAGGAATTAGGTCTTAAAGTCCGAGCCAAAATCATATCTCGTGCTGTAGCCGGTGTGGATCCCACCCTAATGGGTTCTGGACCACTTCCTGCCACAGAAAAAGCCTTAAAGAACGTGGGTATGACTATGGATCAGATGGATACCATCGAATTGAACGAAGCTTTTGGAGCTCAATCACTTTATGTCATTCGCAAGGGTGGTTGGCCAAATGAAAAAATTAATTTGAATGGTGGTGCCATTGCACTTGGACATCCACTAGGCTGTTCAGGAGCCAGGATTGTAACGACCCTGCTCAACGTCATGGAACAGAACGATACAAAATACGGTCTGGCCACCATGTGTATTGGAACGGGGCAAGGCATCGCAACCATTATCGAGAGGATTTAA
- a CDS encoding acyl-CoA dehydrogenase family protein, with the protein MNKGGAFLTTPFGVDEIFTREKWSDDQREFFEAIRTFSSEAIAPMALEIEKLDEKLTRDFMTQMGEMGMLGLDVPEKYGGMGLDKTAAALALEAFGESKSSSLMVTVTDHTGIGLLPILWYGTEAQREKYIPKMMSGEWMSSYALTEPGAGSDALNGTTSAKLNAEGTHYILNGVKQFITNGSWADIGIVFAKIDGDKMTSFILDQETTGWERGPEEHKLGIKGSSTTTYVLKDCMVPVENVLGGVDNGAAVAFNVLYIGRLKLGAVTMGGAKQTILTALDYAKEREQFAQPLTAFGMIQRKFADMVIRCYEAETITYQSTGSIDAATERYEDDDPEYYNHLYTVIEDHAIENSTNKIFSSEAMWINADDGVQIFGGYGFSEEYPLARILRDERVNRIFEGTNEINKLIISGIAMKKAILEELPIRDQILEMGDGWLPKVEIPADHPRVQEIKAVELGRGIVLKTLHELILKYGQDFKNTQFEIEAFANMVIAQQVIFSVLRRYLQLDEKYPRCDEVLAVLRVSVLRNLEVIVSNGKRILRHILSEDERKSKLGKLDETLTELDYHADVIEEQKLIFQLLLKRGSYPLND; encoded by the coding sequence ATGAATAAGGGTGGCGCATTTCTAACCACACCCTTTGGCGTCGATGAAATCTTCACCAGAGAAAAATGGAGTGATGACCAAAGAGAATTTTTTGAAGCAATACGCACTTTTTCTTCAGAAGCTATCGCTCCCATGGCCCTTGAAATTGAAAAACTCGATGAAAAACTGACTCGTGATTTTATGACTCAGATGGGGGAAATGGGGATGCTGGGACTGGATGTCCCAGAGAAATATGGCGGCATGGGTCTTGATAAAACAGCTGCTGCCCTGGCCCTGGAAGCTTTTGGGGAAAGTAAAAGTTCATCGCTTATGGTGACTGTGACCGATCATACCGGAATCGGTTTGCTGCCCATCCTTTGGTATGGAACTGAAGCTCAGAGGGAAAAATACATTCCAAAAATGATGAGCGGTGAATGGATGAGCTCCTATGCTTTAACTGAGCCAGGAGCTGGCTCGGATGCCTTGAATGGCACGACCTCAGCCAAGCTGAACGCAGAGGGTACCCATTATATCCTTAATGGGGTAAAACAATTTATCACCAACGGTAGCTGGGCGGACATTGGGATTGTCTTTGCCAAGATAGATGGTGACAAAATGACATCATTTATCCTGGATCAAGAGACGACTGGATGGGAGCGCGGGCCAGAAGAACATAAATTGGGAATCAAAGGCTCTTCAACAACTACCTATGTCTTGAAAGATTGTATGGTTCCTGTTGAAAACGTTCTAGGTGGCGTTGATAATGGAGCAGCTGTAGCCTTTAATGTGCTCTATATCGGGCGATTGAAGCTGGGAGCGGTGACCATGGGGGGTGCCAAACAAACCATTCTCACTGCCCTGGACTATGCCAAGGAGCGTGAACAATTCGCCCAACCTCTAACTGCCTTTGGCATGATCCAGAGAAAATTTGCTGATATGGTAATTCGCTGCTATGAGGCTGAAACGATTACGTATCAGTCCACTGGATCCATCGATGCGGCAACAGAGCGCTATGAGGATGATGATCCTGAGTATTACAATCATCTCTACACCGTGATTGAAGATCATGCTATTGAGAATAGCACCAATAAGATCTTCTCCTCTGAAGCCATGTGGATTAACGCTGATGATGGGGTCCAAATATTTGGTGGCTACGGATTCTCTGAAGAATATCCGCTGGCAAGAATCCTGCGGGATGAACGTGTCAATAGAATATTTGAAGGAACCAACGAGATCAACAAGCTGATCATTTCTGGAATAGCTATGAAAAAGGCTATCCTGGAAGAGCTGCCTATTCGTGACCAGATTCTTGAAATGGGTGATGGCTGGCTGCCCAAAGTTGAAATACCAGCTGATCATCCAAGAGTGCAGGAAATAAAAGCAGTGGAGTTGGGACGAGGCATTGTACTCAAAACGCTGCATGAGCTAATCCTTAAATATGGGCAGGACTTCAAAAATACTCAATTTGAAATTGAGGCTTTTGCGAATATGGTTATCGCTCAGCAGGTCATTTTCAGTGTACTAAGGAGATATTTGCAGCTGGATGAGAAGTATCCGAGATGTGACGAAGTTCTGGCAGTCCTGAGAGTATCCGTGTTGAGAAATCTGGAAGTCATTGTTTCAAATGGCAAAAGAATATTAAGGCACATCCTCTCTGAAGATGAACGCAAGTCCAAGTTGGGCAAGCTGGATGAAACGCTCACAGAATTGGACTATCACGCTGATGTCATTGAGGAACAAAAGCTGATTTTCCAACTGCTATTAAAGCGCGGTTCATACCCACTGAATGATTAA
- a CDS encoding TetR/AcrR family transcriptional regulator produces MTERRPSSERRIEILEAALTIFVKKGYSDARMDDIVQEIGLSKGAIYHHFQSKRDLFIALIEHWMDQFSPIERGGKMKAKPSREIILHIAKFTAKLFQRNPNWFLVEPEIWAFANRDKEIKELASHLYASVLSEFEALIKRGIKYGEFRNVNERMIAMSIMTSLHGMIWFALFKPSDFSLEEYVDLNMELILDGIAVQD; encoded by the coding sequence ATGACAGAGAGAAGACCCAGCTCAGAACGTCGAATTGAAATATTAGAGGCAGCGCTTACCATTTTTGTTAAAAAGGGATATTCTGATGCCAGAATGGATGATATTGTTCAAGAGATCGGCTTGAGCAAAGGAGCGATATATCACCACTTTCAGAGCAAACGCGACCTATTCATTGCCTTGATCGAACATTGGATGGATCAATTTTCACCCATTGAGCGCGGTGGCAAAATGAAGGCAAAACCATCCAGAGAAATCATACTTCACATAGCGAAATTTACTGCAAAACTATTTCAGAGAAATCCAAACTGGTTCCTGGTGGAACCCGAAATCTGGGCTTTTGCCAACCGGGATAAAGAAATTAAAGAATTAGCAAGTCACCTGTATGCCAGTGTCTTGAGCGAATTTGAGGCCCTTATCAAGCGGGGGATAAAGTATGGGGAATTTAGAAATGTAAATGAGCGCATGATAGCCATGTCTATTATGACCTCCTTGCATGGAATGATCTGGTTTGCACTATTTAAACCCAGTGACTTTTCCCTGGAAGAATATGTAGACTTGAATATGGAACTGATTCTGGATGGTATTGCCGTCCAGGATTGA
- a CDS encoding c-type cytochrome, which translates to MQKGVLFIIISLMMMVLIQCGEKAEQQPPEDLSYQQGVLAKVKPMFTAVPDKMPGSENDTDPKIKLGEKLYFETALSNTGDMSCNTCHDIATAGVDNKPTSEGTNGIPGPRNSPTVFNAGFHFVQFWDGRAADLNEQAGGPILNPAEMAIADSATAVAKIKAIPEYAALFTEAFGENSINFENITEAMAAFERTLVSHDRFDSFLKGDLKAITKAEVEGLDLFLGKACVTCHTGSMLGANMYQKNGLIKPYHNLEDEGRFEVTGNEQDKFMFKVPALRNIGLTGPYFHDGGVESLEETIIMMGDMQLMQQISDEEASRIAAFLKTMNGNRFTKS; encoded by the coding sequence ATGCAAAAAGGTGTCCTGTTTATCATTATAAGCTTGATGATGATGGTGTTGATTCAGTGTGGTGAAAAAGCAGAACAACAACCACCTGAAGATTTATCCTATCAACAGGGAGTTCTGGCAAAAGTGAAACCAATGTTTACCGCGGTTCCTGATAAAATGCCAGGTTCTGAAAATGATACTGATCCCAAGATCAAGCTTGGGGAAAAGCTCTATTTTGAAACGGCACTCTCCAATACCGGGGATATGTCCTGTAATACTTGCCATGATATCGCCACGGCAGGGGTTGACAACAAACCCACCTCAGAAGGGACCAATGGCATTCCAGGTCCCCGAAATTCCCCGACAGTTTTTAACGCCGGTTTTCATTTTGTTCAATTCTGGGATGGACGGGCAGCTGATCTAAATGAGCAAGCTGGTGGACCAATTTTAAATCCCGCTGAAATGGCAATTGCTGATTCCGCTACTGCTGTAGCAAAAATTAAAGCGATCCCTGAGTACGCCGCATTATTTACTGAAGCTTTCGGTGAGAACAGTATCAACTTTGAAAATATTACCGAAGCAATGGCTGCATTTGAGCGCACGCTGGTAAGTCATGATCGGTTTGATTCATTTTTAAAAGGGGATCTCAAAGCCATTACTAAAGCTGAGGTTGAAGGCCTGGACCTCTTCCTGGGTAAAGCCTGTGTAACCTGCCATACAGGCTCGATGCTGGGTGCAAACATGTACCAGAAAAATGGTCTTATCAAACCATACCATAATCTTGAAGATGAGGGTCGCTTTGAAGTGACTGGCAATGAGCAGGACAAATTCATGTTTAAAGTGCCTGCTTTAAGAAATATTGGTTTAACAGGACCATATTTTCATGATGGTGGTGTGGAAAGTCTTGAAGAAACCATCATCATGATGGGTGATATGCAATTGATGCAACAGATATCCGATGAAGAAGCCAGCAGGATTGCTGCCTTTTTGAAAACTATGAACGGGAATCGTTTTACTAAAAGCTGA
- a CDS encoding TlpA family protein disulfide reductase yields the protein MMRLLPLLLIVAISYGQEKNLPQVNLKDMKNKTHSLNELVEGQVTLINFWATYCVPCRKEMKHLNRINKTYADQNVQVIGISIDDSRTVGRVKSMVKSQKLEYTVLLDTEQKLYKNFNTTAMPFSILVDAQGKILWEHTGYLPGDEAQMEAEIKKALAAQKKS from the coding sequence ATGATGCGCCTACTTCCTCTCCTTTTGATCGTGGCAATTTCCTATGGCCAGGAGAAAAACTTACCCCAGGTGAATCTCAAGGACATGAAAAATAAAACTCACAGTCTCAATGAGTTGGTTGAAGGCCAGGTGACTCTCATCAATTTTTGGGCGACCTACTGTGTTCCGTGTCGAAAAGAGATGAAACATCTGAACCGGATTAATAAAACTTACGCCGATCAAAATGTTCAAGTCATTGGTATCTCCATTGATGATTCTCGAACAGTTGGCCGGGTCAAGTCCATGGTCAAGTCTCAAAAACTTGAATATACTGTGCTTCTTGATACAGAGCAAAAGTTGTACAAGAATTTCAATACAACGGCCATGCCCTTTTCAATCCTGGTTGATGCTCAGGGCAAAATTCTCTGGGAGCATACGGGTTATCTCCCTGGTGATGAGGCCCAAATGGAAGCTGAAATCAAGAAAGCTCTGGCGGCTCAGAAAAAAAGTTAA
- a CDS encoding T9SS type A sorting domain-containing protein has product MMGKTLKPFKILILALFIGPALFGQNNNFEFVQYDSAYIGNEDFVILHGDIISLAASSQSISVTRVTHEIDASWTNSFCVGPACLPPFLDNFTFDLAASDTALFTLDTYPNGIEGIGRWTMFAVDSSTMEVDSVNFSLEFVAVSIDGSFARPNSFELSHIYPNPTNASVNFNLNLKKSGDYSIILYSLDGREILTRNYQLNSGKNHLQWNMYGLSSGNYIISASGAGETISRQVSVIK; this is encoded by the coding sequence ATGATGGGGAAAACACTCAAACCATTTAAAATATTGATTCTGGCGCTGTTTATCGGGCCTGCATTGTTTGGACAAAACAACAACTTTGAATTTGTTCAATATGATTCCGCCTATATAGGAAACGAGGATTTCGTTATTCTTCACGGTGATATAATCAGTCTTGCCGCCTCATCACAATCGATTTCTGTTACCAGAGTTACTCATGAAATAGATGCCTCTTGGACAAACTCATTTTGCGTCGGACCGGCCTGTTTACCGCCTTTTCTGGATAATTTCACATTTGACCTGGCTGCTTCGGATACTGCCTTGTTCACTCTTGACACCTATCCAAATGGTATAGAGGGAATAGGACGTTGGACCATGTTTGCCGTAGATTCCTCAACGATGGAAGTTGATTCAGTTAATTTCAGTTTGGAGTTTGTTGCCGTCTCAATTGATGGGTCTTTCGCAAGGCCTAACTCATTTGAACTCTCGCATATTTACCCGAATCCAACCAATGCATCAGTCAATTTTAATCTGAATCTTAAAAAGAGCGGGGACTATTCAATCATTCTTTATTCACTTGATGGAAGAGAAATACTGACCAGGAATTACCAGCTAAATTCTGGCAAGAATCATCTCCAATGGAATATGTATGGCTTGTCCTCCGGCAATTATATCATTAGTGCCTCAGGAGCGGGTGAAACCATCTCCAGACAGGTGAGTGTGATAAAATGA
- a CDS encoding rhodanese-like domain-containing protein → MIHRLIAYSMILLGTGGTIYMGVEGIYGDHYDIPTMSYESFSRQYSDSSRYILIDVRTESEIADRPAPWSNTMQIPLLSLEDRYMELNKYKDQPMLVLCPTGNRSRQGARVLRLAGFDASYMENGMFKKKVFNNE, encoded by the coding sequence ATGATCCATCGCCTCATAGCATACTCCATGATTCTATTGGGAACCGGGGGCACCATTTATATGGGTGTAGAAGGTATCTATGGGGATCATTATGACATTCCCACGATGAGCTATGAGTCGTTTAGCCGACAATATTCAGACTCCAGCAGGTATATCTTAATCGATGTTCGCACGGAATCTGAAATTGCAGATCGGCCGGCACCCTGGTCGAATACAATGCAGATACCCCTGCTTTCACTGGAAGATCGTTACATGGAGCTAAACAAGTATAAGGATCAACCCATGTTGGTTTTGTGTCCCACAGGCAATCGTTCACGGCAAGGCGCTCGCGTACTGAGATTAGCAGGATTTGATGCATCCTACATGGAAAATGGCATGTTCAAGAAGAAAGTATTCAACAATGAATAA
- a CDS encoding OsmC family protein codes for MSEVKIQQVKGGTFAARGTSNHWTMMDVSKTIGGQEAASGPMEMVLFGLGGCTAIDVETMLKKMKVPLENFEIDIHAERAEDHPKVYTRIDMTYHFYGKDLPQKKLERAVKLSKDTYCSVSAMLAATVEITAKVENHNTA; via the coding sequence ATGTCAGAAGTTAAGATTCAACAGGTAAAAGGTGGAACCTTTGCCGCCAGGGGTACTTCAAACCATTGGACCATGATGGATGTCTCAAAAACGATAGGTGGCCAGGAGGCTGCAAGCGGTCCCATGGAGATGGTCCTGTTTGGTCTGGGAGGATGTACCGCTATCGATGTTGAGACCATGTTAAAGAAAATGAAAGTTCCTTTGGAAAATTTTGAAATTGATATTCACGCAGAACGTGCTGAAGATCACCCAAAAGTCTACACCCGAATTGATATGACATATCACTTTTATGGCAAAGATCTTCCTCAAAAGAAATTGGAGCGGGCGGTTAAGCTTTCCAAAGATACGTATTGTTCGGTGAGTGCCATGTTGGCGGCTACGGTTGAAATTACAGCAAAAGTCGAGAACCATAACACCGCATGA
- a CDS encoding DUF1858 domain-containing protein, giving the protein MINKEMLIEDLVQEYPKLIGPLKTEGIVCLACGEAVWGTLEAQAMEKGLTNIDDIVERMNTLILEQTL; this is encoded by the coding sequence ATGATAAATAAGGAAATGTTGATAGAAGATCTAGTCCAGGAATATCCAAAATTAATCGGCCCACTCAAGACGGAAGGTATTGTCTGTCTGGCTTGTGGTGAAGCTGTCTGGGGTACCCTGGAAGCGCAAGCCATGGAAAAGGGTCTCACCAATATCGATGACATTGTTGAAAGAATGAACACGTTGATATTGGAACAAACATTATAG